DNA sequence from the Huiozyma naganishii CBS 8797 chromosome 10, complete genome genome:
AAACTTTAACAGCAGCTGATCATCAGCGACAAAACCGTTGGTGACAAACTTGAAGATTGCTCTTTTGAAGTTAGAGTGTTGTTCCTTAGTAAAGGAAACACCAGCAGAATACGTGAAAAATGACACATCAGTAGCACAAAGACCTGGGCAAGAGTACCCTCTTGGAATAGTACCAGTCTGTGGATCTGCTTTAGCTGACatcagcaaaaaaaatttcgTAAAATGATCTAGGAGAAACTTTAGGTCCTTTTCATCCTTCAATTGCAGAAAttcaattattttttgttcctcTGGCGTTCCCTTCCGCGGAGGTGACCAACTCAGCAGCAATTTGCATAATATGTGAAAGAGTCTTGCAGCTGTGTTTAAAGGCTGAGCCGAGATTCCGTTCATTATGTCGGGGATCaacattttcttttcatcaacatcaactATTCTATCCACACCTTTGGATGCTAAAAGTGAACTGTATAGCCGTACATTGTCTATCAAGGCTTGATTATCGCAGTTGGGTAAGGTTGGATTCTTGGCTTGGTCAATCAGCTTTTTAACAGGTAGTTTCATAGCACTTAAAGAGGATAATCTCGATAAAACATGTTTTAGACTTTCAAAGACCGCATTTCGTGTAGAAGCGTACGGTGACGCTAGTTTCAGTAACAGTGGCGCCAAGTACAAGTCTAAACTTGCTTGCAGTTTTTCCTCTGAATCGGCCAGTGCGATCCGTAGTTCCACTTTCTCGACCAGTTCTAGTTCTTTCTGTTCCGATAACTGAGCACTCATAATGCTGGGGCAGATGTATTATTTTCCAAGTGAATTTAAGGCAATTCTGCTGTAATTTGAACACTTCGTTGGTTCCCAGACTGGTCAACACACTGTATATGAACCTGACAGATGGGGAGCAACAGTAACGATTCTCTGCACTCCTCTTCTCGACTGCCCCGATCGCCACTGCATTCGTCTGAGAAGCCgttaaaaaataaaaggtGGGAATATTAGATCTTCTATAAGCCTTCagaaaaatagaaaaaaagagaagagacagaaatGAATAGTAGAGATACAAAGCAGCCTTGAAGCATTACGTTTCGCTAAATTGTGGGGCAAATACTTCGTAAGACTCCTTGGGAATAGAGCTAACGCAAAGAATTCTGTGAATCATGTCTACGGGGGCCAGCTTTGTTACGGTGAGAGGCCAGGCGATCTCGCTGGAGACTCAGACGGAGTCTCTATTGTCGCGTTACTCAACATTTGCGCAGACTACCAGCTCTGAGCAGACTGGgcaagagaagaagctcGATGGGCAGCTCGAGAATATACTGCAAAAAAGGCAAGGCGTTATTGACCAGCTGACCCAGATCTGTAAAGACAATGCGTCTGTGTCGGCATCGAAACTGTCGCAGTTGCAACGCCATAAGGAAACTTTGCAGCAACACTGGCATaatttccaaaatattaGATCGTCCATCCAACAAGAGCGTAACAGATTGAATTTATTGTTCTCGGTGAAGAACGACATCGCTCAACATAATAACAATACGGTGGATGATGCTGACGAGTACATTCAAAATGAGACGAGACGGATCGACCAATCGCATTCTATAGTAGATCGGCTGATATCACAGGCATGGGAAACCAGAGACCAGTTTTCAGGGCAGAATACTGTACTACACAACGCCAATAACCGGATTCTTTCCACTTTACAAAGAGTACCGGGCATCAATCAGGTGATTGGGAAAATAGGcacgagaagaagaaagaacgCCTTAATATTGGCTTCAATAACCACCGTGTGTATACTGATCCTCTTTTTCACTTGGTGATGAAAGGCTGCAGCATCAGTGTACATACTTCTCTTGAAATGAAGGCAACGTATGACAAAAGGGTGTCGCGACCGTGACCCTGGTGTATAACTGCAATCGATTAATATTATTAAATGTATAAAATAGGAATGTGCCAACGTTATCATTTCTCATCGTTGGTGGTGGACACAAAATTGGGCAGCGATGACGAATCCGTAGACATCATCATCGAATCGCCATCCTCTATAAATGAAGTACCGCCATCCTCCTCCAAAATGGTTGGGATACCACCGTAACCCCTGTCTCTTTTCTGGACAGATTTGAATGTAACCGCTTTATTCACAACCTCCTCGTCGATGTCGCTACTATCTGAGTTTTGATGCTTGGCCTTTGTTTTGGCCTTacctttcttcaagatacCGTTTGACTCACCAGCTCCGTAATCCTCCATGTTATACTCGTAGTCATCGTCATCAGGCGCATACGAGAATTCGCTCAGATCGGATGTAGCCCTCTCACGCTTCTTGTACATCCAGCTTGGTCTTCTCATCCAGTACTTCCAGAACTTTTCCTTGTAGACAGTCCAAGGCCAGTTCACGGGTGACTCATGACCCTGGTAGACGCAGATATCGTACACCAACGCGCCTGTCAATGCACCGAAGATCGGTGCTGTAATTGGCACCCAGAAATAATGGTGATACCTGATCCATAGCAGTTTCCTATCCATCCCGACAGCATAGAGGGCAAGCCGCGGGCCCAAATCACGGGCAAGATTGATTGCACACGCAGTGGTGTACCCCATTGAAGCgttcaaaatgaaaatgaGGATAAACAACATCAGCGGGAACACATCGGTGGACAGACAGGTGTATGGATCCGTCATGGCAAATATGCAGGCCTGGAAAACTGCGGTGGCAACGTACTCCGAGGTAAATTGTCTTGCTGACGACAGGTACGGTTTGGGAAATGTGATAAAGTCAGCAGCGACCGCTTGCTCCAAATGCCAATCCGAGTACAGTTCTATGAACACTCTTTTGTAGAAAATGAATGTGATTAATGCGCCTGCAAATGCTCCGAGTATTTGACCGCACAGGTAGAAGGGGACTTTCTTTAGGGGGAACCCTCTGAACACCAAGTTACTAATTGTTACCGACGGGTTTAAATGTGCACCGGAGATGGCGGACCCACCAGAACAGAAGTAGCCCATGACGACGGCGGCCCCCCAACCGAGTGGGATAGCGTCGAACGATCCCGAGGGGGACGGTGTGACCAGTTCCTGCAACGTTCTCACTATGGTGATCGCGTCATCCAGACTCGTTGGCAAGCTGTCTGTCAGCTTGTTCAAACTGTCATTATATGAAATCTCTGTGGCTCTGGCCCCCAAGTTGACCTGACAACAAACGGCAGAACCCAAGAGACACATCACGAGCGTACCTAAAAACTCGGCCAGGAATTCTTTCATGTATGATTGCTTTACGGCGGACCACTTGTTGATTGGATGATACGTTGAAGGTAAGACGGTTGGTGTCTGTGGATTCTGGTACAGCGTCTTTGGTTTCACCAGCAGTGGTACATTCAGCGGCGCATCACCATCGTCATGGTAGGTTGAGTCGTCAGCACCACCGTCACTATTGTGTTCATTATCGTTACCGTTACCGTTACCGTTACCGTTGCTGTTATTTATGTTACCATTGctattgttgttgattgtATCGCGATCATTATAGAAGTCGCCAACGTTCAAGACATTGGCAGTAACTGTGGGAGTTCTTGCCCTCAGTCCACTGTTCCCTCCATTACTGTTTCCCTTACTCATGGAGTTGTGGTGTTGCGAATCGACTGCTGTGCTCATGGTAACTTGTGTATTTGGAATCACTTCCTGGATGGGGAACGGCATTTGGCCGTCCATAGTGTACTGGGGTATATAGGACGCAGAGGGCAATGCAGACGTTGGTGACTGGCTGGCGTGTCTCCCGGGGGTGTCCTGCCTCTCGTAATCGAAGTTTTCGTCTTTGCTCCCCCTACCCGCGCTCCTCTCCCGCTCATGACTCCTCAAACTTGGTTCGCTTTGAACGTCacccttcaagaactcgttgaGTGCCTCGTTGGTGTTGGACATCTTGGTCACACTACAACTGACACCAaaagcgaaaaaaaaagatagTGAACTTGGCGTTACCGGACGTTGAAAACGTGCTCTCCCTCTGTAAAAACAGACACTGAGCCAAGTATTCTACTTACGCAATAGGAGACAGCCCAAGCTTTTGAACACAGTTTCAATATTGTATTTGTTCAGTCTCTGCTGTTCTTAGATTCTTGAGAACAccaaactgaaaaatttcgtCATTTTCGTCATTTTCACCCTTTTGGCAGCGCAGAAATTCCGGGCCGAGAAATATATTCCTGTTGCGACTACGACGGATAGCTCGAAGCTCACCGTGTTGCATTGGGTGCACGTCTTACAACCAGGTGCCTTCTCCGACAGGCGGGATTCTACCCGGGGGAGGGTCACCAGCTAATCCCGCTTTTTTCTCTCACTTCTGTCACTAACGTAATTTGATAACGTAATATGCAAAGTCTCTTGACCCTCTCACTTACACTATCTCGGCTTACTGTCCCCTCCCCCCCTTTAATTTTCGCCGAGCACTAAACCAAGAAGaccaagaggaagagaagagtCACAATGCGACAATAGAGCAACAAAATCGTTATTGTTCTGGGCAACAAGCTTCGCTGAATTTGTGACGCACTTCTTCCCCAATATTTTTCTCGCAACCAATCACGGCGTGACGGAGTTCTCGGGCGTGAAGTGACACCTGATGCATGGCATGGCAGCGTTTGTCGGAGTAATGAGAGGGTAGAAACGCCGCGCCCCCTTTCATCGCCGCGCCCCTGTTGCACCGGTGTTAAACGTTGAGTGTTGTAACCAATAGttggaaaaaaactgaCAGCAGACAACAGGACAGCAATTCGCGGAGAACATACGTGCAGTTAAAAACCTGGGGAAAGTGGTGGTGACTTCCGTTTACGTCAATAAAGTTGCTGGATTAGATAACAGTTGTATTAAGTAACGACATTGTCAAGAATCTAATTGAATTCTGCTCGAGACTCAGTTGGTATATAATCGGTAATCTTTGTCGCTGTTTTCACACCGCTGTTTGCTCTTCTATTCTTCACTTTTTCTCACGTTTCGCTCTTCATTTCCAtctctttttatttctAGTTGTTGATGTTAAGGGTTTACCTTCAGCTTGGAATAGACACAAGTTTTAAAGGTATTAAACGCACAGTCAACAGGTACTATCACATTTCTGCAATTGCAAAGAATAAAC
Encoded proteins:
- the KNAG0J02910 gene encoding MIP/aquaporin family protein (similar to Saccharomyces cerevisiae FPS1 (YLL043W); ancestral locus Anc_4.10) is translated as MSNTNEALNEFLKGDVQSEPSLRSHERERSAGRGSKDENFDYERQDTPGRHASQSPTSALPSASYIPQYTMDGQMPFPIQEVIPNTQVTMSTAVDSQHHNSMSKGNSNGGNSGLRARTPTVTANVLNVGDFYNDRDTINNNSNGNINNSNGNGNGNGNDNEHNSDGGADDSTYHDDGDAPLNVPLLVKPKTLYQNPQTPTVLPSTYHPINKWSAVKQSYMKEFLAEFLGTLVMCLLGSAVCCQVNLGARATEISYNDSLNKLTDSLPTSLDDAITIVRTLQELVTPSPSGSFDAIPLGWGAAVVMGYFCSGGSAISGAHLNPSVTISNLVFRGFPLKKVPFYLCGQILGAFAGALITFIFYKRVFIELYSDWHLEQAVAADFITFPKPYLSSARQFTSEYVATAVFQACIFAMTDPYTCLSTDVFPLMLFILIFILNASMGYTTACAINLARDLGPRLALYAVGMDRKLLWIRYHHYFWVPITAPIFGALTGALVYDICVYQGHESPVNWPWTVYKEKFWKYWMRRPSWMYKKRERATSDLSEFSYAPDDDDYEYNMEDYGAGESNGILKKGKAKTKAKHQNSDSSDIDEEVVNKAVTFKSVQKRDRGYGGIPTILEEDGGTSFIEDGDSMMMSTDSSSLPNFVSTTNDEK
- the GOS1 gene encoding Gos1p (similar to Saccharomyces cerevisiae GOS1 (YHL031C); ancestral locus Anc_4.11) yields the protein MSTGASFVTVRGQAISLETQTESLLSRYSTFAQTTSSEQTGQEKKLDGQLENILQKRQGVIDQLTQICKDNASVSASKLSQLQRHKETLQQHWHNFQNIRSSIQQERNRLNLLFSVKNDIAQHNNNTVDDADEYIQNETRRIDQSHSIVDRLISQAWETRDQFSGQNTVLHNANNRILSTLQRVPGINQVIGKIGTRRRKNALILASITTVCILILFFTW